A genomic segment from Coccinella septempunctata chromosome 3, icCocSept1.1, whole genome shotgun sequence encodes:
- the LOC123309286 gene encoding vacuolar-sorting protein SNF8: protein MRRGVGLGAIQKHKIEQAKYTNIGNEIQENQIEQMTKQLEVFRVHLEDFATKHKNEIKKNGEFRRQFQEMCATIGVDPLSSGKGFWSVLGIGDFYYELAVQIVEVCLATNAITGGLIGLDELRTKLIKARGQSKQHQEISKDDLLRAAQKLKIFGSGFSVVPVGNGKYMVHSVPGELNMDHGAILQLLSTKNWCSISINTVCSELKWKEDRAKQALEQMLEQGLSWIDTQDESGPTYYFPSLFNVNI from the coding sequence ATGCGAAGAGGTGTAGGACTCGGCGCTATTCAAAAACATAAAATAGAACAAGccaaatatacaaatataggaAATGAAATCCAAGAGAATCAAATTGAACAAATGACCAAGCAGTTGGAAGTATTCAGAGTACATTTAGAAGATTTTGCCACCAAacacaaaaatgaaattaaaaagaaTGGTGAATTCAGACGGCAATTTCAAGAAATGTGCGCTACAATTGGAGTAGATCCATTGTCAAGTGGAAAGGGATTCTGGTCGGTATTAGGCATTGGCGATTTTTACTATGAATTAGCAGTACAAATAGTGGAAGTTTGTCTAGCAACAAATGCCATAACTGGTGGGCTAATTGGTTTAGATGAACTGAGAACGAAACTCATTAAAGCCAGGGGGCAAAGCAAACAACATCAAGAAATATCAAAAGATGATCTGTTAAGGGCAgctcaaaaattaaagatattCGGGAGCGGTTTTTCTGTTGTTCCTGttggaaatggaaaatatatggTACATTCGGTACCTGGGGAATTGAATATGGATCATGGTGCTATTTTACAATTATTATCAACAAAAAACTGGTGTTCTATATCTATTAATACAGTATGCTCAGAGCTCAAATGGAAGGAAGATAGAGCTAAGCAGGCTTTAGAACAAATGCTGGAACAGGGACTATCTTGGATAGACACACAAGATGAATCTGGACCTACATATTATTTTCCTAGCTTATTCAATGTCAATATATGA
- the LOC123309335 gene encoding uncharacterized protein LOC123309335 has translation MEAEETQAPVPVPRRSLRRFALSEVNEPGGTPTKNQSPEERAIIQRGRRMKPITWSPLDYNRNNVLQKSSDKTPEKHVVSRTELISSRLKRRLILSPTKPKSKPDDGSLMARKLRMIDRKGEEIDFYNAIKYKVQYNKIGEEIKDD, from the coding sequence ATGGAAGCTGAAGAAACACAAGCTCCTGTACCTGTACCTAGAAGATCTTTGAGGCGGTTTGCATTATCAGAAGTGAATGAACCAGGAGGTACACCAACCAAAAATCAGAGTCCTGAGGAAAGGGCCATCATACAAAGAGGAAGGCGAATGAAGCCAATTACTTGGTCCCCTTTAGATTATAACAGAAATAATGTACTGCAAAAATCATCTGACAAAACCCCAGAGAAACATGTTGTTTCACGTACCGAGCTTATTAGCTCCAGATTGAAGCGAAGACTCATCCTGAGTCCCACCAAACCCAAATCAAAACCAGATGATGGTTCCCTTATGGCTAGAAAATTGAGAATGATTGATAGAAAGGGggaagaaattgatttttataaTGCCATAAAATATAAAGTTCAGTACAATAAAATAGGGGAAGAAATAAAAGACGATTAA
- the LOC123309820 gene encoding Golgi resident protein GCP60, with product MATKSENISEKLENLVINTENSNEPIKENTLVDGLDCDLPLDEVYKLALCFYKEKEGKAVHFSYEDKLQLVAFSQQVSHGPLSEVFHKLPVLGALDVVGKDRRLAWQKLGNLTTDQARSGFIELLSRRCPLFTTYIEAHRREKKERERRKKEDEKKRLVEEEEKLRKEQEEKVIQEQKEKEEAIRRQIQQALNAQTFDQFKQYAEQQFPGDPEKQGALIRQLQDQHYIQYMQQLQSVHQRPRINDENSNNNAEFNKTKTDWDNDTNESSQHLDNSVQPASMWTRQDIEAFKQAVSEAEGDGVVRVGHGETVTVRVPTHANATRLFWEFATDHYDIGFGIYFEYGTPTSSQVSVHVSESDDEDLDETEDEIYEDDTMPKDPERGPVCSEINASKPLLTEIVPVYRRDCHNEVYAGSHQYPGVGVYLLKFDNSYSVWRSKTLYYRVYYTQ from the exons ATGGCTACAAAGAGCGAAAACATTTCAGAAAAACTAGAAAATTTAGTGATAAATACTGAAAATTCCAATGAACCTATTAAAGAAAATACTCTGGTTGATGGCCTGGACTGCGATTTACCTTTAGATGAGGTCTACAAATTAGCACTTTGCTTTTATAAAG aaaaagaagGGAAAGCAGTACATTTCAGCTATGAAGACAAATTGCAATTAGTTGCCTTTTCCCAACAAGTTTCCCATGGACCTTTGTCAGAGGTTTTCCATAAGCTCCCTGTCTTAGGAGCACTCGACGTTGTTGGGAAGGATAGAAGATTAGCTTGGCAAAAGCTAGGCAACTTAACAACTGATCAAGCCCGATCTGGTTTTATAGAATTATTAAGTAGAAGATGCCCTCTTTTCACTACTTACATAGAGGCTCATAGAAGGGAAAAGAAAGAAAGGGAACGCAGAAA aaaggaGGATGAAAAGAAAAGACTTGTGGAAGAGGAggaaaaattgagaaaagaaCAAGAAGAGAAAGTCATACAAGAACAAAAAGAAAAGGAGGAAGCTATAAGAAGGCAGATACAACAAGCTTTAAATGCTCAGACATTTGATCAGTTCAAACAATATGCTGAGCAACAATTTCCAG GCGATCCAGAAAAACAAGGGGCTCTCATAAGACAGCTACAAGATCAGCATTATATTCAGTATATGCAGCAGTTACAAAGTGTGCATCAGAGACCTAGAATtaatgatgaaaattcaaataataatgctgaatttaacaaaacaaaaactgaTTGG GATAATGATACAAATGAATCTAGTCAACACCTTGATAACTCTGTACAACCAGCAAGTATGTGGACTAGACAGGATATAGAAGCATTCAAACAAGCAGTGTCTGAAGCTGAAGGTGATGGAGTAGTCAGAGTAGGACATGGTGAAACTGTTACTGTTAGAGTACCCACTCATGCTAACGCAACAAGATTATTCTGGGAGTTTGCAACAGATCACTATGATATAG GAtttggaatttactttgaatatgGTACGCCAACAAGTAGTCAAGTATCTGTTCATGTGTCCGAAAGTGATGATGAGGATTTAGATGAGACAGAAGACGAAATCTACGAAGATGATACCATGCCCAAAGATCCAGAAAGGGGGCCTGTTTGTTCAGAAATCAACGCTTCAAAACCACTCTTAACAGAAATTGTTCCAGTTTATAGAAGAGATTGCCATAATGAAGTGTATGCAGGATCTCATCAGTATCCAGGAGTTGGAGTCTATCTTTTGAAATTCGATAATTCTTATTCTGTTTGGAGATCAAAAACATTGTATTACAGGGTTTATTACACGCAGTAG
- the LOC123309821 gene encoding proteasome subunit alpha type-3: MSSIGTGYDLSASQFSPDGRVFQVEYAMKAVENSGTVIGLKGTDGIVLAAEKLVTSKLHEPGTNKRIFNIDSHIGMCFSGLIADARQLVDIARKEAANYRSQYGVSIPLKYLNDRVSMYMHAYTLYSAIRPYGCSVILASYEDNQPIMYSIDPSGVSYGYNGCATGKAKQSAKTEIEKLKLGELSCKELVREAAKIIYQVHDELKDKNFELELSWVGKDSNGKHERVPSHILADAEKAAKQAMEADSDSDTEDL, from the exons ATGAGTTCAATAGGCACTGGT tatGATCTTTCTGCCTCCCAATTTTCGCCGGATGGTCGAGTTTTTCAAGTGGAATATGCAATGAAAGCTGTTGAAAACAGCGGAACAGTAATAGGTCTAAAAGGCACTGATGGCATTGTATTGGCCGCAGAAAAACTAGTTACATCGAAGTTGCATGAACCaggaacaaataaaagaatttttAATATTGACAGTCATATTGGGATG TGCTTCTCTGGTTTGATAGCTGATGCAAGACAACTCGTGGATATTGCTAGAAAAGAAGCTGCTAATTATAGGTCTCAATATGGAGTGAGCATTCCACTCAAATATCTAAATGACAGAGTTAGCATGTATATGCATGCTTATACATTGTACAGTGCAATCAGACCTTATGGTTGTAGTGTTATTCTAGCAAGTTACGAGGATAATCAACCTATTATGTATTCAATTGATCCATCTGGAGTTAGCTAT GGCTATAATGGATGTGCTACAGGAAAGGCAAAGCAGTCGGCAAagacagaaattgaaaagttgaaATTGGGAGAATTGAGCTGCAAAGAATTAGTAAGAGAAGCTGCCAAAAT AATTTACCAAGTTCATGATGAATTGAAAGATAAAAATTTCGAACTAGAACTATCTTGGGTTGGAAAAGATAGCAATGGAAAACATGAAAGAGTTCCCAGCCACATATTAGCAGATGCTGAA